TTCGACATCGCCATGGCCGGGAATGTCGCCCGTCTCGGCTATATGGACTATGCCAGCGTCAGCGAGATTTTCTCCATGCGCCGGCCACGCTGGGACAAGGACTAGGCGGTTCATCGTTTCAAGGAAACGCAGAACCGCTCTATCTCTTTGTTTTGACGCAATTCCGGACGGAAAACCGTTTCACACTTTTCCTGGAATTGCTCTTAGGCACTCGGTGCCTGCTCCACCGTCCGCCGACGGGCTGTCATGACGGCGCGCACATAGCCGGGTTCGCTGATCCGGATGCTTCCGTCGGGGAGGCCGAGTATGCGGTCGAGAGCGATCTCGTAGAGCCTGACGCGTTTCTCCAGGGTTTCGATGGCGACGTCCATGTCGGCGTCGCTGCCGCTTGCGATCGCCTTGGCGACGACGCCATGCGTGGCCATGCCGAACTGCATGACCATGTCGGCGACGCCCTCAGGATCGAAGGTCCGGAATGTGCCGTCCTCGACACCTTGCCTGATGATCTTGACCAGCAGGGGCGAAAACGACGCGCTGGCCGCCAGGTTGATGCGATGGAAGAGCACCAGGTTTTCCGGTCGAAACATCGTCTCGAAAAGAGCCCAGGCTTCCGCCGCGGCCTCGACCTTGGCCTGCCGTGACTGTGCAAGCAGACCATTCAGGCGGTTGAGCGGATCGAGACCGGGATCGTCGAGTATGTCCTGGACGCCAGCCAAGGCCTGCCTCGCGAAGCGCTCGGCCAGCGCTTCCAGGAGAGCCTCCTTGGAGGCGAAATAGTGATAGAAGGCGCCTTTCGACACGCCGGCCGCCGCAATCACGTCATTGAGGCTCGCTCGGTCGTAGCCATGCGTCAGGAA
The nucleotide sequence above comes from Mesorhizobium shangrilense. Encoded proteins:
- a CDS encoding TetR/AcrR family transcriptional regulator; translated protein: MPRVIKHPELRREELLDQAQALFLTHGYDRASLNDVIAAAGVSKGAFYHYFASKEALLEALAERFARQALAGVQDILDDPGLDPLNRLNGLLAQSRQAKVEAAAEAWALFETMFRPENLVLFHRINLAASASFSPLLVKIIRQGVEDGTFRTFDPEGVADMVMQFGMATHGVVAKAIASGSDADMDVAIETLEKRVRLYEIALDRILGLPDGSIRISEPGYVRAVMTARRRTVEQAPSA